Genomic DNA from Salvia miltiorrhiza cultivar Shanhuang (shh) chromosome 1, IMPLAD_Smil_shh, whole genome shotgun sequence:
AACTCTTGATCTCAACTAAATGAGTAACAACTGGGTGATCACGAACAGGCTGCGCCTCGGACTTGAGAAGAAGATAAAAGGTTATAGCCTGGCAAAAGGATTGCAATAGAAGCTGCTTGACCTCAATATAGCGCATCGCTCCCTTCTTTCCACTCTCTCGTCCTTTAATCTTCATACGTAATGGAATAGTTAATTGATTGCACAATAAAACTCCAACTAATAAACCAAAATTTGTTAGTCAAGCGTAACGTCTGGACGAACATAATATCAGAATAAGTAATCTGTCTCGATAGTTTTACatttcaattataatattaataaaactaTTCTTTCTTACATAGTTTATCTCCACTATCGATCTAACAGAAACATTTCTGACATAAGACTACAACTACAATAAGTTCAGGGCTCTGAACTCAACAAATAACTAGTCAATATACAAGTAGATATAAACCAAGATTTCTCCAAGTACAAGGaatcattaaattatttttccattaaaaaattgaatatttcttAATGAAATTAACTATTTAAATTAAACATCATATTTAATGTACAATCTCTCTTGTCTTCTTATATGAGTTTTACTGTATTCACTGGtttatcatcaacataaacaaaGGTTATACACATATTAACATAATGGCACAAAGCATTAAGCAAAATAAACTAGACAAAAGAACGACCACATAGTACAAGGAATGATCATACCTTTTCTACAAGTGGGTTCACTTTGTTCTCAAGTTGCTCAAGGGCATCTTTCAGCTCTGACAAAAGGCCAATTAATTCCGGAGCAGAGCTGTAAAACCAGTCATTACACTAgtccgtgagcgcaaacagaAAGCAGTCACTGGTCGCTTATGCAATTGCACCATGACTTCTAATTATAGCACTTACCTAAGTCTGCTGCACGCATCGGATTTGGATCCATCTTTTCGAAAGTCGGTTGATATTCTAATTGTGAAAAATTGTATGTCAGTGACGTGTTGCTACAATTTCAAAGTCGCGTTGTAATTGCAAAGCCAATCAAAGTTCAAAATTCTAAAGGAACTAACTCATCTTTCATAAACTAAAGTGTGTATATCATACATGCAGCCACTGACAACTTATTAGATGAAAACCATGCCAAAGTCACAAGCCATCCCTAGTTAGAACAACAATACCAGAGGATAACCAGGATACTGGAAAGCAAACTAACCTGTACACGACATCCATTTGCTCTTCCTTTGTCAATGCATTTAAATCTTTCTTTACTATCTCATATGTCATTCCTTCTTCATCCTTGATTCATTTGTCGAGGGAAGACTTTGATGGGGGTTTACCATGGTCCAGGATTTCCTGAAATGTGACAAATGATGAGGAATCAACAAAGCTCCTTTCCAAGCCTAGAACATGACACTGTAACATGAGAATTTGTTGGACATAATTGTTATGCATATTTTTTCACCTGTAACGTAGGCTCCTCTTCAACACCATAATCTTCCATTGACAAATTATTTGCTATTGTCATTTGCCGTTTCAAAACGGCATCCTCCTCTTCAGCTGCATCTTCATCATCACTTGATTGTGGCTTAAGATAAGAACAAAATGTTAAAGCAAGTCATGACACTTAGCAGACATGCCAAGAGTTAAGCATGAAGCATTGTTGGGAAAATAAACCTCATTGCCAACATCAGCGCCATACAGGTCACTTTTTTTACCCCAAAAGTCCCTTTCCGGTTCTTCTTCATCAGCATCATCAAGAATTTCATCCTCCGCATCACCAAATTTAGCCCGCAAATACTTTTGTGTTCTTGCAACTATATAAACCCCACAATCAAATTAGATTACAAAACATTTAACATAAAAAGTATTtaccacaaaaaataatagaGCCACAACATGGGCCAGTGACCAACTACAAATCAGATCAACTAAAACCAACCAAGAGAATCTactcattttaatttaaatgatactCTTGCAAGTTGCAAGCATATATATCAAGGTCTTATTATAATCATGAGAGGAAATTACAAATGCAAGACTAAAATGAAGGGAAGATTAAGGATTCATATCAGTCATGCCTCTAATAAGTGAGCTTGAAACATTATTACTAGAACACTATGCTGTTTATCATACTGTTAAATAACGAGAATGGAGGAGTGTAATTTTAATCAATCTAATAACTGTAACTGTTGATCTTAAGATATTGTAAGCTTTCATTGAAAGTTATCATTGATTGAGAAATTAGGAAATGACAGATTATAGTTGTTTTATACCCATTACATATATTACTAACAAAACTTTAATAGTTAGTAAAATTTATCCCAAGCTTTCCCTGATATTGATCTGAGCTGTTGAACTAATCATGTGTAAACAAGCTTTATCATAAAGAGATTCTAAGTAGAACCACCTGATAATATATCTATGTCTTACTCATAAGAGAAGCTATCTTACTTTTTACAGCCAGACCCTTTGGTGgcttatcatcatcatcatcagtgtcttcatcttcctcatcctcatcctaATAACAAATAAAACCAGAGTTTATGAAAAGAGTAAGAAAAAGTACAAAGCAATGATTTTTTATCCTCAACATCACAAgtaaatattttaattgttcTCTGATCTTCATCATAACCGGAGTATATATTAGcatgaaaaagaaaagcaaataCTTTATCATTAAATAAAAGTTGGAAGCATAATACATAGCCTAATTTCATTGTTcctattaaaataagattaCATCTATTTGACAAGATGCTGCAAGGAAccttctatataaatattatattatcacCTTACTGTAGTCCTAAATTTGTAGAAAATCACATAAAAGAATGGTTCTAAAACGTTCAAACATAAATACAACTAAGAATCAAATTGAACGAATAAACTGAAATTccttgaataaaatataaattacttaGGAGCCAAACAAAAGGACACACAGGGTTCAACCTCAAAATCTAGCACAGGCTGCTCGGCATCCTCGTCAGATTCTTCCACGTCCTCGTTTATGTTCAGTGGTATAACGTTCCTTTTCTTATGAACTAAAATAACAGAGAGTAAATCAAAAAGGGCAAAGTTACAAACCATTGCTCACAACTTAAAACAATTCTGTATATGAAAAGTCTTTGAAGCATCATATTATgagtaaaaaaaatcacatacaAACATCAATATCGTCGTCCATCATGTCTTCATTATCAGAATCAAATCGAATTGAATTTTTCTTCGGACGGCCATTAtcttccttcttcttcccgGCTTTTAATTTTTTCCCCATGATTCTTCCTCCCACTGCGCAAACCTAAAATCTGTCAATTCCTCGagttatatatatttgagatttaaccaaaaacaaagaaaacatgaCCACAAACAAATAttcccaaaaaaaaaggaacaatTCAACTACTAGCTGAGAACAATCAATAAATTACACTGAACAAAGTGCGAAAAGAATCGTGCTCGGCAGCTAGTGAGAAAAAACAGAATCACTACCTATCTGAAACAGTGGCGAAGCGTTGAGCAGATGTAGGCGTCTTCGGAGAGAGAAGCAGAGCGGTGGCGGGAAAAAGCCGGCGGAAAAATATgggttaatatgcaaaaacaccACTAACCTAACGTTATCACCCCAACTACACTTAACGTTGATAACAACTAACACCCTAAAGTTCATTAAGTACTAGTACAATTAAACTcataaacaaaatttctttcacaaaatcaagaaattcattttttaaaaatttatatttatatttatattaatatagaaaaggagagttttctccctccaatttttttctctcttctcccatcaattttttcattatttttcatctttttttcttttacaattttaatatttttctaaataatatcaaatttaatttatgaagaaatGTTTAATAAGCATCTTATTTTTTAAGtttgtaacaaaatatttaatatagtataaaaattattacaaaataaatttaaaacaaataagttattataattttaaaatattctattttctttctctttgttaaaattttacaattttttcatttatatctgtgtatgaaaatatttatttatatgaaaaaaattgatcggagaagagagagaaaaaatggtgggaaaaaatggagggagaaaactctcattttatatattatataaattaaaaaaatgaatttcttaattttgtgaaagaaaatTTGTTTATGGATTTAATTATAGTACTTAATGAACTTTGGAGTGTTAGTTGCTATCAACGTTAGGTTAGAGGCTAAAGCATAGTTGGGGAGGTAACGTTAGgggtgtttttgcatattaaccctGATGAAACAAGAAACTTTACCCTAATTATAAAACGATAAACGAGACaacaagatttacgtggttcggccatcaagacctacgtccacgggaggttcttcgttggtttcactatactttgagagaattacatattacaagtgttgctcagaaaataaatcatcctcttcccccttaatgctaaccttctatttataaatGTGAGAGTgggccctaaaggccttaggcccatgaactctaataattggacTTAGGCCTTTTAATGTCTTAATATACtttagtcttgatttgacccatctgcgcTGTCTTTCGTTGCCCGTGTTGAGTAGCTCCCTTGAGCTGCACAGGCGAGTCTGCGCTGCTGAGTAACTTGGGTAGTCTGCGCTGCCAAGTCCCTTCGTCTACGCTGCCGGGTCCCTTTATTATCTgaggtcttcaattaaacctgcgctggttgGCTTCcttcaataagaataataataataataataataataataataataatcaggTAAGATATTCTTGTATTGCCAAACAcaacgctgatgagtattctagtcctcatcaaaAATCATgtactatatcatgcattttACACCATTCTATCTGCTTCTCGATCCACTTTCCTCAAAGTCTTGAAACAAACACTGCATTACTAAATTGTTGAAGTACTATTTCCCTTTAAGTTCCGATCCACCATTTTCTGTAACAGAGCCCAAATACCCTATTGCCATCCATTCTTGTATCAACCTCTCAACATTGATTCGTGAATCTTTAGAATAGGCAGCACAATATGAAAAACAATGCTTAAGTGCTGGCGACAATTCATTGTAGCTTAAAATCAAATGAGGGAAAATGTATTTTTTCGCCTTCTCCAATTGCCATATTTCACTCTCTAATATATTCCCCCATTCTTTCAACaaggcgtcgggcgaggagattaCGTATTTCCGGCcaattggcaacaaggcggtgAAGGCGGCGACGAGTACGCCAAGAAGAACAAGCTCAAGAGAGA
This window encodes:
- the LOC130996846 gene encoding protein THALLO-like isoform X2; protein product: MTYEIVKKDLNALTKEEQMDVVYRISTDFRKDGSKSDACSRLSSAPELIGLLSELKDALEQLENKVNPLVEKIKGRESGKKGAMRYIEVKQLLLQSFCQAITFYLLLKSEAQPVRDHPVVTHLVEIKSLYEKGDLNPTFVVISSVQDDGKSSQFDSPPNPAMHLCVIFRILKLMQFKFEVNCVI
- the LOC130996846 gene encoding protein THALLO-like isoform X1, which produces MGKKLKAGKKKEDNGRPKKNSIRFDSDNEDMMDDDIDVFHKKRNVIPLNINEDVEESDEDAEQPVLDFEDEDEEDEDTDDDDDKPPKGLAVKIARTQKYLRAKFGDAEDEILDDADEEEPERDFWGKKSDLYGADVGNEPQSSDDEDAAEEEDAVLKRQMTIANNLSMEDYGVEEEPTLQEILDHGKPPSKSSLDK